TTCTCACTTCCTCTTATCAGAGGAGCTGTAGATTATCAGAAACTTCCTGCATGTCATCACTtagcatatttactgcagactgtTTGGATGCAGAGGACGACACATCAGACGCTGGTGTAGTGAACTCATTCAGGTGTTGCAGCTTTCAAAGGTAAAGtttgtgacattattttttcttctatgtAGAGAAGATAAAAACTTCCACTTGCAGTTGTCGTGATATCACTTAAACAATGTTTgtagatattaaaaaacatttaacctgATCTCTCAAACAACAGGTTTCACTGTGAAGGATGGAAGATTTACACATGAACAACACCTCACAGGAGGAAAGCTTTGATTACAGCGACATCACCTACAACTATGATGAAAATATTATGTTTATCTTCACTGTGGTGACAtacataatgaaaatattatgtttATCTTCACTGTGGTGACATACATAATCGTTGGTGTCGGCCTTCCTTTGACTCTCGTGGCCATCTATGCTCTTTATTCTCAGGTATGTACATtatgactgaaatgtctttatttcttttataattattcatttctttgtgtcgtacagtctgtctgtaaagaaTCTTGATCTGGGTTGTGGTCTAGTCGTCAGGTGCTGGGGTGAAGTGTTGTAATGACCTTTACATTTAGAggaatcatttcatatttcaaattgCTCCACATTGACTCTGCAGGTGGGGAGAGCTCAGTAGGTGCAGTTCAGTGATGGGATTTCTCTGAGATCACCAAGATCACAAACTAAAAAGTCGTGATcgtgtttaaaaaatagttaCTTTGGTCATAAATCAACTCAACCTGAGAAAAACTGGTAGACTGTTACTGGAAATATCACTTGCGTAGTTATTaacacatcaggaaacaaacatgttgacaggaaacaaaaaggagatgaaGTGATGTAAtaatgagagagcagcagctcagagcaggtggagctggagatgGTGTTGATAATAAAGTTCATACTGACGttaattcagacaaacacacttaaatgtctgaacagaacacagaaaagttTAGCTGCAGCCTGTAGTGATTTTACACTTCATTGATGGTCAAGTTTAATGAACACAGAGCAAAACTCCCCGTCCACTATTTGTTCATattacagaaatcaaacattgtgttcattaataacagactaattgtttcatttttgtttctaataatctGGTTGTAGTCACATGTAAgtccatatttaatgtttcttttcaccACCACTCTTCTAAATATGATTTGCATTATGTTTACGCCTCGCAGGTGAGAAATGGTCAAGTTGCTCCGATCTACGTCATCAACCTTCTCATCACCGACATCATTCAGTTCTGCTGCATGATCGCTTGGAACGCACCAGCTGAGGTTTTGAATTCTAAAATTGTAAACACCATTTACGACTTCAGTCTGATGGCCAGTGTTGGCTTCATGGTGTGTGTCGCCCTGGAAAGGTAACTATCTGTCTATCCAGTATGTGTGTAGCTTCTGTGTCTGatcattatattactttataattcTGAAGCTCCTCAAAGACTATGTGTCCATCTTGTATTACAGGTATTTGGTCGTCGCCTGGCCACTGTGGTACCGCTTCAGACGAACCATCAAGacctctgtggtggtctgtgtcgTGGTCTGGGTCTTTCCTCTTGTCTTTGTCCTCATTTCAtatttctcctctgtcttttgGGTCACTATAACTGTCTATGTTATCTTCTATCTCCTTCCCTTCCCACTGCTCATATTCTTCCTGGGTGGGACCCTCAAAGCTCTGTCTGCCAGCACTGTCCCCTCTGATGAAAAACGAAGAATTGTGGGAGTTTTGGTTCTGgtgctgcttatttacacactgctgttcatgcCCAGTGTCATCTGGTTACTGTCAGAGGAAGCAAAAAAGAACTTAACCTTTAAAATCCTGCCTCTCATCTTTCTCTGGTTGAGTCCTCTTGCAGACTTATTTCTGTACGTGTTCATGAGGAAAGGGATCATAGACAAGCTtttggcctctgtgtgttgttgcagaatGGACAGCAATGATATCAGCAGATCATCAGGAAATGATgacaacattcacacagtcagctctgtgtaggcagagaaagagggagagagagaaaggagagaaaacagaaggagaaatgtaGGCAAATAGAAAGAATAGAGACAAGACAGATACTGTCATCTACTGATACGATTTCCAATCAGACACCTAACTGTAGATAAAAGGAAGCATTGCTTTGACTCTGCTGTGGGAGAACTGGTTGCTGGGAAATGTTTTGGTCAACTTGTTCTGGTTCACTGTGAAGGCTtcaacacatgtaaataaaatatgtttcttattattttgtcagcTGTAAGTTGATGTCTATCATtattatctttatgttttgatgaACTGAGCTCATTATAGCCACCAAAATCTTTATtctgactgttgtctgtttctttaacagGGAGAGCATCTTAACAAGTCTTTaggacttttttcttctttggtctctctttaaatttcatttcttgttcagtttttctcagttATATCTAACGTACATCTATCcaaaactgcttttgtttttgctgcatattatttgttcatct
This genomic interval from Larimichthys crocea isolate SSNF unplaced genomic scaffold, L_crocea_2.0 scaffold239, whole genome shotgun sequence contains the following:
- the LOC113744836 gene encoding G-protein coupled receptor 4-like yields the protein MASVGFMVCVALERYLVVAWPLWYRFRRTIKTSVVVCVVVWVFPLVFVLISYFSSVFWVTITVYVIFYLLPFPLLIFFLGGTLKALSASTVPSDEKRRIVGVLVLVLLIYTLLFMPSVIWLLSEEAKKNLTFKILPLIFLWLSPLADLFLYVFMRKGIIDKLLASVCCCRMDSNDISRSSGNDDNIHTVSSV